In Chloroflexota bacterium, one DNA window encodes the following:
- a CDS encoding endonuclease V, producing the protein MASTRRGPPARARQTLTLSELGWPSDAAGARALQAQLASRVVAAGSASHANLVAGVDVHVRNETAIAVAALVHVPTLDLRETATAEEPVRFPYLTGLLAFRELPAALAAVERLRTPPQAVLVDGHGLAHPRRFGLACHLGLTLDLPTAGCAKTRLVGDYPMPDGPRGSLAALTHRGEVVGAVLRTRADISPVFVSVGHRLSLQAATALVLRCTGRFRQPEPLRQAHLAARALARA; encoded by the coding sequence TTGGCGAGCACCCGTCGGGGTCCACCGGCGCGGGCTAGGCAGACGCTGACGCTTTCGGAGCTCGGCTGGCCGTCGGACGCCGCCGGCGCCCGCGCGTTGCAGGCCCAACTAGCGTCCCGCGTCGTTGCGGCGGGATCGGCGAGCCACGCCAACCTCGTGGCGGGGGTCGACGTGCACGTGCGCAACGAGACGGCCATTGCGGTGGCGGCGCTGGTCCATGTGCCGACCCTGGATTTGCGCGAAACCGCCACGGCGGAGGAGCCGGTGCGGTTTCCCTACCTCACCGGCCTGCTGGCGTTTCGCGAGTTGCCGGCGGCGCTTGCCGCCGTGGAGCGTCTGCGCACGCCCCCCCAGGCGGTGCTCGTGGACGGGCACGGGCTGGCGCACCCGCGGCGCTTCGGCCTGGCCTGCCACCTTGGCCTGACGCTCGATCTGCCCACCGCCGGCTGCGCCAAGACGCGCCTCGTGGGCGACTACCCGATGCCCGACGGGCCGCGCGGATCGCTTGCCGCGCTGACGCACCGAGGCGAGGTGGTGGGCGCCGTGCTGCGCACGCGGGCCGACATCTCGCCGGTGTTCGTGTCGGTGGGCCACCGGCTCTCGCTGCAAGCGGCGACGGCTCTGGTGCTGCGCTGCACGGGACGTTTTCGCCAGCCGGAGCCGCTGCGACAGGCGCACCTGGCCGCGCGCGCCCTTGCCCGCGCATGA
- a CDS encoding trypsin-like peptidase domain-containing protein — protein MSRAVTGKALARELAIVIAVAILVAPSPVFAAESGFATAQVSAARYFPELEHNVADISGTFADGHGYTASFLQHFERTGGLDRWGFPTSAIVEETPGTLTQYYQRGVVDWRPPPGGGAHTFLRRLAWDYLGGGLGGSEDQGVEPDLTNPNPGEALGPWGHKASNVSVEGESTGFADFFYRLGGVESFGFPKTDARRDDHSQAVLHDPTRPVDNRIRQYFQAAVLEYHPESPGSPVKLRLLGDTVRDSRYPFGAWRQYLAFAPEAPLAAGDPLELGLESRRGPRGPTVADAAEFLQLSLLRVQTDKGCGSAFFVTADGYAVTNWHVVQDADGIVVSSPGGFIAEAEIVAGDADRDIALLKVPDKGHVPVIWGDSDAVQVGDELVALGYSVTLVQRGSNCPPLPTVTTGVLSNRVVNEGVGYLQTDAALNPGSSGGAVATTSGEVIGVTVAGFADLQNTNFVIPGSEVRALIDAWREDIRVGEAPPEIPPPGQPELLQRSERVRCDGFGGSNLESASINFALGTTIETFGAAAAVITFNDAFDTGFQNRDTLYLGPHIWNGERSLFTWVRMTDGHLEVVASDENVAIPADSTSYTLILVYDAGSVQLLIDDEERYVEDGLAYEYPKLSVGCTGLVDPGRDYVVFSGVRIVGVPLPG, from the coding sequence ATGTCGCGGGCGGTCACTGGAAAGGCGCTGGCGCGGGAGCTTGCGATTGTCATCGCCGTCGCGATCCTCGTCGCACCGTCGCCGGTCTTCGCGGCTGAATCGGGATTTGCCACCGCGCAGGTTTCTGCCGCCAGGTACTTCCCGGAACTCGAGCACAACGTGGCTGACATCTCCGGCACCTTCGCGGACGGCCATGGCTACACGGCGAGCTTCCTACAGCACTTCGAGCGAACCGGCGGCCTGGATCGCTGGGGGTTCCCGACCTCGGCCATCGTCGAGGAGACGCCCGGAACACTGACGCAGTACTACCAGCGCGGCGTGGTGGACTGGCGGCCGCCGCCCGGCGGGGGCGCCCACACGTTCCTCCGCCGCCTCGCGTGGGACTACCTGGGCGGCGGGCTGGGCGGATCGGAGGATCAGGGCGTCGAGCCGGACCTCACCAATCCCAACCCCGGCGAGGCGCTCGGTCCCTGGGGGCACAAGGCCTCAAACGTCTCGGTCGAAGGTGAGAGCACCGGCTTCGCCGACTTCTTCTACCGGCTCGGCGGCGTCGAGTCATTCGGCTTCCCCAAGACCGACGCTCGGCGCGACGATCACTCGCAGGCTGTGCTGCACGACCCCACGCGGCCGGTCGATAACCGCATTCGCCAGTACTTCCAGGCGGCGGTGCTCGAATACCACCCGGAGTCGCCGGGATCGCCCGTTAAGCTGCGCTTGCTCGGGGACACCGTGCGCGACAGCCGATATCCCTTCGGCGCTTGGCGGCAATACCTGGCGTTTGCCCCCGAAGCGCCGCTGGCGGCCGGCGATCCGCTCGAACTCGGACTCGAAAGTCGCCGCGGGCCTCGCGGCCCAACCGTGGCCGACGCGGCGGAGTTCCTTCAGCTGTCCCTGCTGCGCGTGCAGACCGATAAGGGTTGCGGGTCGGCCTTCTTCGTCACCGCCGACGGCTATGCCGTCACGAACTGGCACGTCGTGCAAGACGCCGACGGCATCGTCGTGTCGAGTCCAGGGGGCTTCATCGCTGAGGCGGAGATCGTGGCGGGTGACGCCGATCGCGACATTGCCCTGCTGAAGGTCCCGGACAAGGGCCACGTCCCGGTGATCTGGGGCGACTCCGACGCCGTGCAGGTCGGCGACGAGCTGGTGGCGCTCGGCTACAGCGTGACGCTGGTCCAGCGCGGCTCCAACTGTCCACCGTTGCCGACGGTGACGACCGGTGTATTGTCCAATCGCGTCGTCAATGAAGGGGTCGGCTATCTCCAGACCGACGCCGCGTTGAACCCCGGGAGCAGCGGCGGTGCCGTCGCCACGACGTCGGGCGAAGTCATCGGCGTAACCGTGGCCGGGTTTGCCGACCTCCAGAACACGAACTTCGTCATTCCCGGTTCCGAAGTGCGCGCATTGATCGATGCCTGGCGCGAAGACATCCGCGTCGGCGAAGCGCCGCCGGAAATCCCGCCGCCGGGACAACCCGAGCTGTTGCAACGGAGCGAGCGGGTCCGCTGCGACGGCTTCGGGGGATCCAATCTCGAGTCTGCGAGCATCAACTTCGCCTTGGGAACGACGATCGAAACGTTTGGCGCCGCCGCGGCGGTGATCACCTTCAACGATGCGTTCGACACCGGGTTCCAGAACCGCGACACGCTGTATCTGGGGCCCCACATTTGGAACGGTGAGCGGTCGCTGTTCACGTGGGTTCGCATGACCGACGGCCACCTCGAGGTCGTGGCATCCGACGAGAATGTGGCGATCCCCGCGGATTCAACGTCGTACACGCTGATACTTGTATATGACGCCGGATCGGTTCAGCTGTTGATCGACGACGAGGAACGCTACGTCGAAGATGGCTTGGCATACGAATACCCGAAGCTTTCGGTGGGTTGCACGGGATTGGTCGATCCGGGTCGCGACTACGTCGTGTTTTCGGGCGTACGGATCGTCGGCGTACCACTTCCCGGATGA
- a CDS encoding FAD-dependent oxidoreductase — MSNDLRNVDVAIVGGGIVGCAVALAARRAGLTAAILERGRICGEASSVAAGLICGQYDADGDAPLVRLRLAGRDGFPEFAELLEALGGAPVGYLRGPTMGVALTDDERERLLARVAAQREAGFDVEFLEPDEARRREPVLAPNVTGAAIYPDGQVDTHRWAPIVHRAVLAAGVDVHQGAEVVAISGSAGASVRTVRGTVSSDHVVLATGPWARELLPWVPVVPSKGHIITFEAPNIRTRHVIHRPAGTLSQRSDGRLIFGATKERVGFDRRLQAGAIESLLGAAFAGVPGLTGASITGLLTGFRPEPDDGLPLIGRDSRTGVMLATGHHTHGVTMSWLTGQIVARLLCGQDPEYPIEPFSPDRLSDR, encoded by the coding sequence ATGAGCAACGACTTGCGGAATGTGGATGTCGCGATCGTGGGCGGCGGAATCGTGGGCTGCGCCGTGGCGCTGGCCGCGCGTCGCGCCGGGCTCACGGCGGCCATCCTGGAGCGCGGACGCATCTGCGGCGAGGCGTCGTCCGTGGCGGCGGGGCTTATCTGCGGGCAGTACGACGCCGACGGAGACGCGCCACTGGTCCGGCTGCGATTGGCGGGACGCGACGGATTTCCCGAATTCGCGGAGCTATTGGAAGCGCTCGGCGGCGCTCCGGTCGGCTATCTCCGGGGCCCCACCATGGGCGTCGCCCTGACGGACGACGAGCGCGAGCGACTCCTGGCGCGCGTGGCCGCGCAGCGGGAGGCTGGCTTCGACGTCGAGTTCCTCGAACCGGACGAAGCTCGCCGTCGCGAACCCGTGCTGGCGCCCAACGTCACCGGCGCCGCCATCTACCCGGACGGCCAGGTCGACACGCACCGGTGGGCGCCGATCGTGCATCGCGCCGTCCTGGCCGCGGGCGTGGACGTGCACCAGGGCGCGGAGGTCGTCGCGATTTCGGGCAGCGCCGGCGCGTCGGTTCGGACCGTACGCGGCACCGTCAGTTCCGACCACGTCGTGCTGGCCACGGGTCCCTGGGCGCGCGAGCTGCTGCCCTGGGTCCCGGTCGTCCCGTCCAAGGGCCACATCATCACCTTCGAGGCGCCCAATATCCGCACCCGCCACGTCATCCACCGGCCCGCCGGCACGCTGAGCCAGCGATCCGATGGGCGCCTCATCTTTGGAGCCACCAAGGAGCGCGTGGGATTTGACCGGCGATTGCAGGCAGGCGCCATCGAATCGCTGCTCGGCGCGGCATTCGCCGGGGTGCCGGGGCTGACGGGCGCGTCGATCACCGGGTTATTGACCGGTTTCCGCCCGGAACCCGATGACGGCCTGCCGTTGATCGGGCGCGACTCCCGCACCGGCGTGATGCTGGCCACCGGGCATCACACCCACGGCGTCACGATGAGCTGGCTGACGGGACAGATCGTGGCTCGCCTGCTTTGCGGCCAGGATCCTGAATACCCGATCGAGCCGTTCAGCCCCGATCGGTTGAGCGATCGTTAG
- a CDS encoding ATP cone domain-containing protein: MVDSREAPDAVRRRRECSEGHRFTTYERCEVFGCPRCSSTETRVEGTDVGARGVARTRRCGRCGLIFGTIEGLVRPDISVIKADGRREPFSGGKLFGAVRAACSKRPVATEDVLTLADDIESELRDTGQTEVRSALLAEMVLERLQPLDEVASVRYASSYVEPGGVEEMLTVIRQTLDRRELQSIRETNLPLVADETESSA; the protein is encoded by the coding sequence GTGGTCGACTCGCGCGAAGCGCCGGATGCCGTGCGCCGGCGTCGCGAGTGCAGCGAGGGCCATCGGTTCACGACCTACGAGCGGTGCGAGGTCTTCGGCTGCCCACGCTGCTCCTCCACCGAGACGCGCGTCGAGGGCACCGACGTCGGCGCGCGCGGCGTGGCGCGCACGCGCCGCTGCGGTCGCTGCGGTCTGATCTTCGGCACCATCGAAGGTTTGGTGCGCCCCGACATCTCCGTGATCAAGGCCGACGGACGGCGCGAACCGTTCAGCGGCGGCAAGCTCTTCGGCGCGGTGCGCGCGGCGTGCTCCAAGCGGCCGGTGGCGACCGAGGACGTGCTGACGCTGGCCGACGACATTGAGTCCGAGCTGCGGGACACGGGGCAGACGGAGGTGCGCTCGGCCCTGCTGGCTGAAATGGTCCTCGAGCGGCTCCAACCGCTCGACGAGGTTGCCTCGGTGCGCTACGCCTCCAGCTACGTCGAGCCCGGCGGGGTGGAAGAGATGCTGACGGTCATTCGCCAGACGCTTGATCGCCGCGAGCTGCAATCGATTCGCGAGACGAACCTGCCACTCGTCGCGGACGAGACGGAGTCGTCCGCCTGA
- a CDS encoding sugar phosphate isomerase/epimerase — protein MMKLCLLSLSFKRAFAAGAMDVWSFLDVARDLGFDGVDLHALGLPSDDHRVLDEVARACLHRGLSIPCVSIGNTYASPAADLHEQIAMTHRWIRAAARLKAPQVRVFAGTAEPGDESAAWTRCVAALRQSAALGAELGVRVSLQNHNHLQIARTGEDVQRLLQDVAHRNMGHVLDCGQYAGSPGASGYAADPDRGAYDYLASIEQTAPLATHVRAKIYEMRDGRETSLDYERIFRALRGVSYNGWVSLVYEGQGDERADIAAAIPMLRRFIAEYSTPAATGE, from the coding sequence ATGATGAAACTCTGTCTGCTCTCGCTCTCGTTCAAGCGCGCATTCGCGGCGGGCGCGATGGACGTCTGGTCGTTCCTCGACGTGGCCAGGGACCTCGGATTCGACGGTGTGGACCTGCACGCGCTTGGGCTTCCGTCGGACGACCACCGCGTGCTCGACGAAGTCGCGCGCGCGTGTCTCCACCGCGGACTCTCGATCCCGTGCGTCTCGATCGGCAACACGTACGCCAGTCCGGCCGCCGATTTGCACGAGCAAATCGCCATGACCCACCGTTGGATTCGCGCGGCGGCGCGGCTGAAGGCGCCGCAGGTGCGGGTCTTCGCCGGCACGGCGGAGCCCGGCGACGAGTCTGCCGCGTGGACGCGCTGCGTCGCGGCGCTGCGGCAGTCGGCCGCGCTTGGCGCTGAGCTGGGCGTGCGGGTCAGTTTGCAAAACCACAATCACCTGCAGATCGCGCGCACGGGGGAAGACGTGCAGCGCCTGCTGCAGGACGTGGCCCATCGAAACATGGGACACGTGCTCGACTGCGGGCAATACGCCGGATCGCCCGGCGCCAGCGGATATGCCGCGGACCCTGATCGCGGCGCTTACGACTATCTCGCCAGCATCGAGCAGACCGCGCCCTTGGCCACGCACGTGCGCGCCAAGATCTACGAGATGCGCGACGGCCGCGAGACCAGCCTGGACTATGAGCGCATATTCCGCGCGCTGCGCGGCGTGTCCTACAACGGCTGGGTGAGCCTGGTGTACGAGGGCCAGGGCGACGAGCGCGCCGACATCGCCGCCGCCATTCCCATGCTGCGGCGGTTCATCGCCGAGTACTCGACGCCTGCCGCGACCGGCGAGTGA
- the polX gene encoding DNA polymerase/3'-5' exonuclease PolX produces MTNKDAADLLEAFADVLELRGANQFRVRAFRTASRRVDGLTVDLGELVASDSLESVPGIGKGIAGFLRELVTTGRVAEYEELRAEIPPGVFEMLRVPGLGPKTAATLYSKLEITSIDELEAAARANELAQVRSIGAKRQERLLRELQRFRERTARHLLGDVLPLAEHLAAHVRAAPGVSEATYAGSLRRMRETIGDLDILAAADDPDPVVRHFLDHEAIDEVLASGSTKSRVLVANNLQVDLLVVPPASYGAALVYFTGSKEHNIELRHRALAMGLSLNEWGLDEVETQVRRPAPGEADVYAALGLPVIPPELRESRGEIAAAADGALPELIELSDIRGEFHGHSLWSDGAASVADMVQAAQAAGYGFIGITDHSGSLQVANGLSPERVRAQRDEIEQARADVSDIRVLHGSEVEILSDGALDYDDALLAELDVVVASIHSNFNQPRETMTARLVAAIRNPHVDVIGHPTGRMLGYRDGYEFDLDAVLTAAAETGTAMEINASPERLDLDDVMARRAKELGVPMAINSDAHRPESLAYIRYGVATARRAWLTAGDVLNTMTPEALTEWLSQPKPRRWSPHR; encoded by the coding sequence ATGACGAACAAGGACGCGGCCGATCTGCTGGAAGCGTTCGCGGACGTGCTGGAGCTCCGCGGCGCCAATCAGTTTCGCGTGCGAGCGTTTCGCACGGCCTCGCGCCGGGTGGACGGGCTGACCGTCGACCTGGGCGAGCTGGTCGCGAGCGACTCGCTGGAGTCCGTGCCGGGCATCGGTAAGGGAATCGCGGGATTCCTGCGCGAACTCGTCACCACGGGACGTGTCGCGGAATACGAGGAGTTGCGAGCGGAGATTCCGCCCGGCGTCTTCGAGATGCTGCGAGTGCCCGGCCTCGGCCCGAAGACCGCGGCGACGCTCTATTCGAAGCTGGAGATCACCAGCATCGACGAGTTGGAAGCGGCGGCGCGAGCGAACGAGCTGGCGCAGGTGCGTAGCATTGGCGCCAAGCGGCAGGAACGTCTGCTGCGCGAGCTGCAGCGCTTCCGCGAACGCACGGCGCGCCATTTGCTGGGCGACGTGCTGCCGCTGGCGGAGCATCTCGCGGCCCACGTTCGCGCGGCGCCTGGTGTGTCCGAGGCGACCTACGCCGGCAGCCTGCGCCGGATGCGGGAGACCATCGGCGACCTGGACATCCTGGCCGCCGCCGACGACCCGGATCCGGTGGTGCGGCACTTCCTCGACCACGAGGCCATTGACGAGGTGCTCGCATCGGGCTCGACCAAATCACGCGTGCTGGTGGCCAACAACCTCCAGGTCGATCTGCTCGTCGTGCCGCCCGCCAGCTACGGAGCGGCGCTGGTCTATTTCACCGGCTCGAAGGAGCACAACATCGAGTTGCGGCACCGGGCGCTCGCAATGGGCTTGTCGCTCAACGAGTGGGGGCTGGATGAGGTCGAGACGCAGGTGCGCCGACCAGCGCCCGGCGAGGCCGACGTCTACGCGGCCCTGGGACTGCCGGTGATTCCGCCCGAGCTTCGCGAGAGCCGGGGCGAAATTGCCGCGGCGGCGGACGGCGCGCTGCCCGAACTCATTGAGCTGTCCGACATCCGCGGTGAATTTCACGGACATTCGCTCTGGAGCGACGGTGCGGCGTCGGTCGCCGACATGGTCCAGGCGGCGCAGGCGGCCGGATACGGCTTCATTGGCATCACGGACCACTCGGGCAGCTTGCAGGTCGCCAACGGCCTGTCACCGGAGCGGGTCAGGGCGCAGCGGGACGAAATCGAGCAGGCGAGGGCCGATGTTTCCGACATTCGGGTGCTGCACGGCAGCGAGGTTGAGATTCTGAGCGACGGCGCTTTGGACTACGACGACGCCCTCTTGGCCGAGCTCGACGTCGTGGTGGCGTCGATTCACAGCAACTTCAACCAACCGCGCGAAACCATGACGGCGCGGCTGGTCGCGGCGATTCGCAATCCGCACGTGGATGTGATCGGCCATCCCACGGGGCGCATGCTCGGCTACCGCGACGGCTACGAGTTCGACCTCGACGCGGTGCTCACGGCGGCCGCCGAAACCGGCACGGCCATGGAAATCAACGCCTCGCCGGAGCGCCTGGACTTGGACGACGTGATGGCCCGGCGCGCCAAGGAGCTGGGAGTGCCAATGGCCATCAACTCCGACGCCCACCGTCCCGAGAGCCTGGCCTATATCCGCTACGGCGTGGCCACCGCGCGCCGCGCCTGGCTCACCGCCGGCGACGTGCTCAACACCATGACGCCGGAGGCGCTGACGGAGTGGCTGAGCCAACCCAAGCCGCGGCGCTGGTCGCCGCATCGCTAG
- a CDS encoding aldo/keto reductase, which produces MSDTCRLGGTGITVGRVGVGTWQWGDTKYWKYGRVHGREDVEAAFAAARDAECNLFDTAEIYGRGESERILGPLARASRGTVVATKYWPSPRRLRSTSVDDAIDRSLARLGLDAIDLYQIHWPMSLIPQRRLAEALARAVRDRRVRAVGVSNFTARAMRRMHVRLADLGVPLASNQVEYSLLRRAPETNGVLKACQELNVTLLAYSPLAQGMLGGNYHFNSRPGDGRRWSPRFRDKGYEAAGPVVDTLTKVAERHDCSPAQVALAWLLRRPGVVVIPGAKYAEQARTNAGALEITLTPEDERELDVKTEKFKYGSLLARPFMG; this is translated from the coding sequence ATGAGCGACACGTGCCGCCTGGGCGGCACCGGCATCACCGTCGGGCGGGTTGGCGTGGGCACCTGGCAATGGGGCGACACGAAGTACTGGAAGTATGGGCGGGTGCACGGGCGCGAGGACGTGGAGGCCGCCTTTGCCGCCGCGCGAGACGCCGAATGCAACCTGTTCGACACTGCCGAAATCTACGGGCGTGGCGAGTCGGAGCGGATTCTCGGGCCGCTGGCCCGCGCGTCGCGCGGAACGGTGGTGGCCACCAAGTATTGGCCGTCACCGCGGCGGTTGCGGTCCACCTCGGTCGATGACGCGATCGATCGCAGCCTGGCGCGTCTTGGTCTTGATGCCATCGACCTCTATCAGATCCACTGGCCGATGAGCCTGATTCCACAGCGAAGGCTTGCCGAGGCCCTGGCGCGCGCCGTGCGCGACCGACGCGTCCGCGCGGTGGGCGTGAGCAACTTCACTGCCCGCGCCATGCGGCGGATGCACGTGCGCCTGGCCGACCTCGGCGTGCCCCTGGCATCGAACCAGGTGGAGTACAGCCTGCTGCGGCGCGCGCCCGAGACCAACGGCGTGCTCAAGGCGTGCCAGGAGTTGAATGTGACGCTTCTTGCGTACAGCCCGCTTGCCCAGGGCATGCTCGGGGGCAACTACCACTTCAACAGTCGTCCGGGCGACGGCCGGCGCTGGTCGCCGCGGTTTCGCGACAAGGGCTACGAAGCCGCGGGCCCGGTGGTCGACACGCTGACCAAGGTGGCCGAACGGCACGATTGCTCCCCGGCGCAGGTGGCGCTGGCCTGGCTGCTGCGGCGCCCGGGCGTCGTGGTCATTCCCGGCGCCAAATACGCGGAGCAGGCCCGCACCAACGCCGGCGCCCTGGAGATCACGCTCACGCCCGAGGACGAGCGCGAGCTCGACGTCAAGACCGAGAAGTTCAAGTACGGGTCCCTGCTTGCCCGACCTTTTATGGGATAA
- a CDS encoding fumarylacetoacetate hydrolase family protein — protein MDLVRYEYQGEIRHGIREGDNVAEIEGDFFGDLQRTGAVAALSDVKLKSPTMPSKILNIAGNFYSHLGDSPPFTRPQPFLAPPSSVIDPGDDIVIPAGSVNVDYEGEIAVIIGKRAHKVSVDDAPNHILGICPANDVSERDWQNGDDKDVQWWRAKGGDTFSPFGPWITTGLNYRDINLKTLVNGEVVQSTNTKDDMVHDIDTTLSFISQHMTLEPGDVIFSGTPQSTTALKPGDVVEVHVDGCGVLSNPVAAEE, from the coding sequence ATGGACCTCGTTCGCTACGAATATCAGGGTGAGATTCGCCACGGCATCCGCGAGGGCGACAACGTCGCCGAGATCGAGGGCGATTTCTTCGGCGACCTGCAGCGCACCGGCGCTGTCGCCGCGCTCAGCGACGTGAAGCTCAAGTCGCCGACGATGCCGAGCAAGATCCTGAACATTGCCGGAAACTTCTACAGCCACCTGGGCGACAGCCCGCCGTTCACGCGGCCGCAGCCCTTCCTGGCCCCGCCGTCGTCGGTGATCGACCCGGGGGACGACATTGTGATTCCGGCCGGCAGCGTCAACGTCGACTACGAGGGCGAGATCGCCGTCATCATCGGCAAGCGGGCGCACAAGGTCTCGGTTGACGACGCTCCGAACCACATCCTCGGCATTTGCCCCGCCAACGACGTCAGCGAGCGCGATTGGCAAAACGGCGACGACAAGGACGTGCAGTGGTGGCGCGCCAAGGGCGGCGACACCTTCTCACCGTTCGGGCCGTGGATCACCACCGGATTGAACTATCGCGACATCAACCTGAAGACCCTGGTCAACGGCGAAGTGGTTCAGTCGACCAACACCAAGGACGACATGGTGCACGACATCGACACGACCTTGAGTTTCATCTCGCAGCACATGACGCTCGAGCCGGGCGACGTCATCTTCTCCGGCACTCCGCAGTCGACGACCGCGCTCAAGCCCGGCGACGTGGTCGAGGTGCACGTGGACGGGTGCGGCGTGTTGTCGAACCCGGTGGCGGCAGAGGAGTAG
- a CDS encoding nucleotidyltransferase family protein — translation MTAQFPERAEEQGPTMYAVLIAGGKGERLRPLTANRPKPMVEVAGRPIMARQIDWLIGQGVDRFVVSCGAMHEIIEDYFGDGSSLGVEITYEVEDTPMGRGGGLRLGCAQIPATEELFIATNADILSAQDLAPMIAQHREDGNTATILLTPYVSQFGIVEIEGRRVRQFATNPVLPHWINGGVYVMSRGIEQLLPVVGDHEDSTFPDLAARGKLGAFTSRAWWRSMESVKDHARLEQELGEHPSGSTGAG, via the coding sequence GTGACGGCGCAATTCCCTGAAAGGGCCGAGGAGCAAGGGCCGACCATGTATGCGGTGCTGATTGCCGGCGGCAAGGGCGAGCGACTGCGGCCGCTCACGGCGAATCGCCCGAAGCCCATGGTGGAGGTCGCGGGACGACCCATCATGGCGCGCCAGATCGACTGGTTGATCGGCCAGGGCGTCGATCGCTTCGTCGTGTCCTGCGGCGCCATGCACGAGATCATCGAGGACTACTTCGGCGACGGAAGCTCCCTGGGGGTCGAGATCACCTACGAGGTGGAAGACACGCCCATGGGACGCGGTGGCGGCCTGCGGCTCGGCTGCGCCCAAATCCCCGCGACCGAGGAACTGTTTATCGCCACGAACGCCGACATCCTCTCGGCCCAGGATCTGGCGCCGATGATTGCGCAGCACCGCGAGGACGGAAACACCGCCACCATTCTGCTCACGCCCTATGTGAGCCAGTTCGGCATTGTGGAAATCGAGGGTCGGCGCGTGCGGCAATTCGCCACCAACCCGGTGCTGCCGCATTGGATCAACGGTGGCGTCTACGTGATGAGCCGCGGCATCGAGCAACTCTTGCCGGTCGTCGGCGACCACGAGGACTCGACGTTTCCCGACCTTGCGGCACGGGGGAAGCTCGGCGCGTTCACGTCCCGCGCCTGGTGGCGCTCCATGGAAAGCGTCAAAGACCACGCGCGACTCGAGCAAGAGCTTGGCGAGCACCCGTCGGGGTCCACCGGCGCGGGCTAG
- a CDS encoding 3-hydroxyacyl-CoA dehydrogenase family protein has protein sequence MSAETIGVLGAGLMGHGIAQVFAAAGHPVVMVDTDPTAFDRARAKIRQNLDLLVEYEWLDADAADAVLPRIDTSTDLAALAPAKLIIEAVAEDAEIKREVYGNLAPHLRPETILATNTSSIPIRVLADATDRPDRFTTTHFFRPAYIIPMVEVTKGEQTSEATVTRVLALLRGAGLRPVRINVDLPGQVANRLRQALFREALDLVERGVISAEDIDELAGFSFGPRMPLMGVIRDRDLVGLDITTRGAERVWPDLSNASEPHASLRDLAAEGHLGLKTGRGFCDWSDVDFAAYWTKLERQQLEVFGALRRADALPRD, from the coding sequence ATGAGCGCGGAAACGATTGGCGTCCTGGGTGCGGGCCTCATGGGCCACGGCATTGCCCAGGTCTTCGCTGCGGCGGGCCACCCGGTGGTGATGGTCGACACCGACCCCACGGCCTTCGATCGCGCCCGCGCGAAGATCCGCCAAAACCTCGACCTGCTCGTGGAGTACGAGTGGCTCGACGCTGACGCGGCCGACGCCGTCCTGCCGCGCATCGACACCTCCACCGATCTCGCCGCCCTGGCGCCGGCCAAGCTCATCATCGAGGCCGTCGCCGAAGACGCCGAGATCAAGCGCGAGGTCTACGGCAACCTGGCGCCGCACCTGCGTCCCGAGACGATTCTGGCGACCAACACCTCGAGCATTCCGATTCGCGTCCTCGCCGACGCCACCGACCGTCCCGACCGCTTCACCACCACCCATTTCTTCCGCCCGGCCTACATCATCCCCATGGTCGAGGTCACCAAGGGCGAGCAGACCTCCGAGGCCACCGTCACGCGGGTGCTCGCGCTCCTGCGCGGGGCCGGCCTGCGCCCCGTGCGCATCAACGTGGACCTGCCGGGGCAGGTGGCCAATCGCCTGCGCCAGGCGCTGTTCCGCGAGGCGCTGGACCTGGTGGAGCGCGGCGTGATCTCCGCCGAGGACATCGACGAGCTTGCCGGCTTCTCGTTCGGTCCGCGCATGCCGCTCATGGGCGTGATCCGCGACCGCGATCTCGTTGGACTTGACATCACGACAAGAGGCGCCGAGCGCGTCTGGCCGGACCTTTCCAACGCCTCGGAGCCGCACGCCTCGCTCCGCGACCTGGCGGCCGAAGGACATCTGGGGCTCAAGACCGGGCGCGGCTTCTGCGACTGGTCGGACGTTGATTTCGCGGCCTATTGGACGAAGCTGGAGCGCCAGCAGCTCGAAGTATTCGGCGCCCTGCGCCGCGCGGACGCCCTGCCGCGCGACTGA